Within Deinococcus actinosclerus, the genomic segment GTAGGGGTGGCAACCCGGACCTTCACCGGGCTGCCGACGAAACACACGGAATCCGGGTCACATCCAGCGTTTGCGGCGCTTGTAGCTCTTGACGTCACGGAAACTCTTGCGCTGGCCGTGTTCGGTGACGCCCAGGTAGAACTCCTTGACGTCCGGGTTGCCGGACAGCCAGGCGCTCTCGCCTTCCATGACGATCCGGCCGCCCTCCATGACGTACCCGTAGTCGCTGTGGGCCAGGGCGACGGTGGCGTTCTGCTCGACGACCAGGACGCTCAGGCCTTCCTCCCGGTTGATGCGGCGGACGTTCTCGAAGATCTCCGCGACGAGCATCGGGGCGAGACCCAGGCTGGGTTCGTCCAGCAGCAGCACGCGCGGGTGGGCCATCAGGGCGCGGCCGATGGCGAGCATCTGCTGCTCCCCGCCGGACGTGTAGCCCGCCTGCCGGTGGCGCAGCGTGCGCAGCTTCGGGAAGTACGTGTAGATGCGTTCCAGGTCGTCGCGCCAGCGGCCCCGGCCGAGGATCGCCCCGGCGCGCAGGTTCTCCTCGACGTTCAGGTGCTTGAACACGCGGCGGCCCTCGGGGACCTGCACGACGCCGCTCTTGACGACCTCGGTGCCGCCCAGGCTGCTCAGGGTCCGCCCGCCGAAGCTGACGGTGCCCTCGCGGATGCGGCCGTTCTCGGGCTTGAGCAGGCCCGAGATGGCGCGCAGGGTGGTGGTCTTGCCCGCGCCGTTCGTGCCGAGCAGGCTGGTGACCTGCCCGGCCCGGACGGTCAGGGACACGCCGCGCAGGACCTGCACGATGTCGTGGTACACGACCTCGACGTTGTTCACGGTCAGGTCGCCGTGCGGGGCGGGCGCGGGCGGATTCGGGGCGGGGTGCGTGGCTGTCATGTCACTTCAGGGAGTGCACGAGGGGGAAGATCGCGCTGCGCTGCGCGCCGGTGATCGCCTTGAAGTTCCCGGTGCTGTCGGCCTGCAGCAGGCGCAGGCTCTCGGCGCCGATGTGGTCCTTGGCGCTGAACGTGACGGGCCCGACCGTGAAGCCCGGGTTGAACGCGCGGCTGCCGGTCATGGAGGTGATGCCCTTGTACACCCCGGCGGCGCTGGGGTCCTTGCTGCGGCGGATCGCCTCGATGGCGATGCTGGCGGCCAGCATGCCGCTGGTGTAGTGCACGCTGCGGATCGTGTCGGGTTTGCGGTTGTTCGCCGCGCCGATCTTCTTCACGAGCTGAATGCCGGGTTTGTCGGCCTCGTCGAACATGTAGTAGCTGGTCGCCCAGATGAAGTTGTTCGCGGCGTCCCCGGCCAGGCGGGTCAGGTCCTCGCCGCCCGCATAGTGCGCGCCCATGAACTGCATCTTGCCGAGGAGGTTCAGGCGTTTGGCGTCCTTGAGGATGTTCGCGACCGGTCCGGCGGTGTTCTGGTTCAGGACGTACTTCACCCCGGCGGACTCGAAGCGTTTGAGCAGGGCAGTGTTGTCGAGGTTGTTCCCGCCGACCTCCTGTACGTCCACGATCTGCACGCCGAGGCGCTGCGCGGCCTTGCGGACGTCGTCCACGGGGGCGCGGCCGAAGGGGCTGGGGTTGACGACCAGCGCGATCTTTGCGCCGCGGTCCTTCTTCGCGACGTACTCGACGAGGCTCACGAGCTGCTCGGAGTACGAGCTGATCGGCAGGAAGATGTACTGGCTGTCGGCGCCGTCCACGTTCCCGATGTGGTAACTGCCGGGCAGGGTGGGCACCTTGACTTCCTGGACGGTGCTCTTGAGTTGCAGGGTGCCGCCCGTGGAGTAGCCCAGGAAGGCGCTGGCGTTCATGTTCCCGACGTAGTCCTCGAAGTTCCGCTGGGTGTTGGCGTTGTTGTACTGGTCGTCCCGGACCACGCAGTTGAGCTTGATGCCGGGCAGGGTGTTCTGGCTGACGGCGTAGCGGCAGTAGTCCTCGACCCCGGCGGCGTAGCTGGCGCCCGCGTCGCTGGTGGGGCCGGTGATCGCGCCGGACCAGCCGATGGTGGCGGTCTTCTGCGCGGCGGCGAGGCTCAGAGTCAGCAGGGCGGACAGGGCGGCAGCTCGTTTCATGGTGAAACCTCCGTGGGGCTGTGGGCGAGGCTGAGGGCGGGGGCGGAACTTCGGTCGGCCCGGCGGGGGGCGCGTGGGGGGGTCAGAATTTGAACGGCCAGCGTTTGAAGTACAGGCGGGTCAGGCGCCACCAGTTCGCCAGGCCGCGCGGCTCGAACATCAGGAACAGCACGATGGCCATCCCGAACGAGAACGGACGCAGCGCGGAGGCGACGTCCACGCCCTCGGCGAATGCGGTGACGCGGCCCAGCAGGGCGCTCTGGCTCAGGAGTTCCACGCTCCGGTCGAGTCCCACGATGAACAGCGGGCCCAGAAACGAGCCGGGCAGGCTGCCCAGGCCGCCCACGATGGCCATGGCGAGCAGTTTCACGGACAGGCCCAGGCTGTAGTCCTCGATCACGGCGCCCTTCTGGAAGTACATGAACAGCCCCCCGGCCACCCCGGCGTAGAACGAGCCGATCAGGAAGGCCGTGAGTTTGGCGCGACCCGGGTGGATGCCCATGGCGGCGGCGGCGCGGTCGTTGTCGCGCACGGCGATCATGGCGCGGCCGTGGCGGGTGCGCAGCACGTTGCGCCACAGCAGCGCCACACTGATCAGTACCGGGAGGCTCACGAGGTACCAGAAGACGTTGTGGTTCAGGAAGGAGTCCTTCACGCCGAACGCCTGCGGGGTGGGGGGTTTGATCACGCCGCCCTGTTCGAGCAGCGGCGCGTGCCCCACGCCCCACTCGAAGATGATCTGGAACGCCAGCGTGGCGATCGCCAGATACAGGTACTTCAGGCGCAGGCTGGGGAGCCCGACGAGCGTGCCGATCAGGGCGCCCGCCACGCCGCCCAGCGGGATCGCCAGGTAGAACGGGAGGTTCAGGCGGGTGGCGGCCAGCGCGGTGGCGTACGCGCCGACACCCATGAACGCGCCCTGCCCGATGTTGATCAGGCCGGTGTAGCCGGTGGTGACGTTCAGGCCGATCACCGCGACGCTGAAGATCACGATCTGCGTCAGGTACGGGAACCACGCGCGGGGCACGATCAGCGGCAGGACGGCCAGGACGGCGATGAGCAGCAGCAGGCTGAGCTGCTCGGCGTAGGTGGCGAAGATCGTCTGGTCCTGCGTGTACCGCACGCGGTAGTTGCCGGTCTGCGTGAAGCGGGAGGCGGGCATGTCAGCGGTTCTCCTGGGGCATCTGCCGTAACGGCCTGTCGCTCACGGCCGAGCGGGGCGAGTGGAATTCACTGAGGGGGGCGGGCTGGAACAGCTGCGCAGCAGAGAATGGAAGCGTCAGGAATGCCCTTTCCTGCTGCACGTCGGCGCACTGCTCCTGGGGCGCGTTACACACGTTCGATCTCCTTGGTGCCGAACAGACCGTAGGGGCGCAGCAGCAGCACGATGAGCAGCACGATGAACGGGAAGACGTCGCGGGTGCCGCCGCCCGGCACGAGGCCGTCGAGGTACCCGGCGGCGAGGTTTTCCAGCACGCCGATCAGGATGCCGCCCACAATGGCGCCCAGGACGCTGTCCAGCCCCCCGAGGATCACGACCGGGAAGACCTTCAGGCCGATGCCGGCCAGTCCGGTGAGGGTCAGGCCGCTCATGAGGCCCAGGATGACCCCGGCGGCGGCGGCGGTCAGGCCCGCGAAGGCCCAGGCGAGGGCGAAGACCCGCTCGACGCTGGTCCCGACGGACATGGCGGCCATCTGGTCGTCGGCGACGGCGCGCATGGTGATGCCCATGGTGCTGCGGTTGAAGAAGTACGTGAACCCGCCCAGCAGCGCCAGCGCGGCGAGCACCCCGGCGAGCTGCACGCGGGACAGCTGCGTGCCCAGCAGGTCGATCCCGGCGCCGCCCAGCGCGGCGGGCGTGGTGAAGCTGAAGTTGCCCGCGCCGTAGGGCGTGAGGTGCAGCAGGCCGTCGACGACGCTGGCCAGTCCGATGGTGACCATGATGACGCTGATGATCGGTTCGCCCACCATGCGGCGCAGGAACACCCGTTCGATCAGCATGCCCAGCGCGAAGGTGGCGAGCATGGCGAGCAGGCCCGCCAGCCAGAAGTTCATGCCGGACTGGGTGAGGGCGAAGGAGATGAACGCGCCGGTGGCGATCACCTGCCCGTGCGCGAAGTTGATGACGCGGCTGGACTTGTAGATCAGCACGAAGCCCAGCGCGGCCAGCGCGTAGATGCTGCCGATCACGACGCCGGCGAGCAGCAGTTGCGGGAGCAGGTCGAGGTTCATGCGGTCACCTGCCGCGCGCGGGGCGCGGTCACCGGGGCGGGGGAGTCGGCGCGGTGGATCTGCACGTCGGTGTCCATGTGCTGCTCCTGGCCGTCCTGGTAGCGGAAGGTGGCGTGGACGCGCACCTGCTGGCTGCCGTCGTACAGCGCGTCCACGATGGGGGCGTACTTGGCGCGGATGGCCGCGCGGCGGACCTTGCCGGTGCGGGTCAGTTCGTCGTCGTCCGCGTCGAGCAGCTTGTACAGCAGCACGAAGCGCCGCACCCGTTCGTGCTCTTCGAGCAGGTCGTTGATACCCGCGACCTCCTTGCGGATCAGGTCGGCCACCTCGGGTTTGCCGCTCAGGTCCATGTAGGTGGTGTAGGCGAGGCGGTGGCGTTCGGCCCACTGCCCGGCCGTGAGCGGATCGACGTTCAGGAAGGCGGTCACGTCGTCCTGCCCGTCGCCGAACACGACGGCTTCCTTGATGTACGGGCTGAATTTCAGGCGGTTTTCGATGTACTGCGGGCTGAAGGTCTCGCCGCCTGCGGCGCGCATGACGTCCGACAGGCGGTCGATGACCACGAGGTGCCCCTCGGGGGTCAGGCGGCCCGCGTCGCCGGAGTGCAGCCAGCCGTCCCGGATGGTGTCGGCGGTGGCGTCCGCTTTCTTGTAGTAGCCCTGGCACACGGCGGGGCTGCGCGAGAGGATCTCGCCGGTGTCGCTGATGCGGCACTCGCCGCCCGGCAGGGGCAGCCCGACGGTGTCGAAGCGGACGTCCCCGTCGCGGTGCACGTACGCGATGCCGATGTTCTCGGTCTGTCCGTAGATCTGTTTCAGGTTCACGCCCAGGCCGTGGTAGAAGCGGAACACGTCCGGGCCGAGGGCCGCGCCGCCGGTGTAGGCGTGCTTCAGGCGCAGCAGGCCCAGCTGGTCGAGCAGCGGGCGGGTCAGCGCGTGGTACGCGACGAAGCGTTTCAGGGCGGCCAGTCCGGTGGGCCGCTTGCCGCGCAGGCTGGCGTCGGCGGCGTCGGTGCTCCAGCGCAGCAGGGTGCGGTACGCGGCGCGGTTCAGCGGGTAGGATTCCTGCACGCGCAGGAACACCTGGCTCTGCAGGCCCTCCCAGATTCGGGGCGGGGCGAACATGAAGTGCGGGCCGATCTCGACGAGGTCGTGCATGGCGGTGTGGCTGCTCTCGGGGAAATTCACGGTGACGCCGTTGGCCAGCGCCACGCCGACGGTCATCATCTGCTCGCCGATCCAGGCCATCGGCAGGAAGCTCAGGTAGTCCTGCCCGGCGCGGAAGCCCTCGACCTGTCCGAGGGCCTGGCCCATGAACAGCAGGTTGCGGTGGCTGAGCATGGCGGCCTTGGGCTGTCCGGTGGTGCCGCTCGTGAGGCTGAAGTGGCACACGTCGTCCGGGTGGCCCAGGGCGGCCTCGCGGGCGTAGTGGTCCTCGGGTTGCGCGCGGCCCAGCGCGAGCAGGTCGCCGAAGGTCATGATCCAGTCGTCCCCGGCGTGCTTGCTCATGCCGCGCGGGTCCTCGACGATCACGCGCCGGACCTGACCGAGCGCGGCGCGGCGTTCCAGGAGTTTGTCGACCTGTTCCTCGTCCTCGCACAGGACGACGCTGGCATCGGTGTAGGTCAGGACGTACTCGACCTCGGCGGCGACGCTGGTGTGGTACACGCCGACGCTGATCGCGCCGAGGGCCTGGGCGCCCAGTTCGGTGTAGGCCCAGGCGGGGATGTTCTCGGCAATGATGGCGACCTTGTCGCCGCGCCGGACGCCCAGGGCGTGCAGGCCGGCGGCGACCTCGCGGGCGCGTTCGTGGTACGCGGCGTAGGTCGTCTCCTGCCAGATGCCCAGCTGCTTGTGGCGCAGCGCGACGGCGTCCGGGGTGTCGTGGGCGCGCCGGGCGAGCAGCTGCGGGAGGGTCAGGCTGGTGACGTCGGTCATGCGCTGAGCTCCTGCGCGCCGGTGTACGCGGCGATGACGCGCGGGTCGGCGCTGACCTGCGCGGGGGTGCCGGCGGCGATCAGCTGCCCGAAGTCCAGGACGTACACACGGTCGCTGATGTCCATGACGACGCCGAGGTCGTGTTCGATCAGGACGACGGTGACGCCGTGCTCGCGGTTGATGTCGAGAATGAAGCGCACCATGTCTTCTTTCTCCTCGACGTTCATGCCGGCCATGGGTTCGTCGAGGAGCAGCAGGCGCGGCGCGAGGGTCAGGGCGCGGGCGACCTCGACGCGTTTCTGGATACCGTAGGCGAGGGTGCCGACCGGATGGGCGCGGTGTTCCTCGAGTTCCATGAAGTCGATGATGCTCTCGACGTAGGCGCGGTTCTCGGCTTCCTGGCGGCTGGCGCGGCCGTAGTAGAGCAGGCTGCTCAGCAGGCCGTAGCGCAGGTGGGTGTGGCGGGCGAGCAGCAGGTTCTCGGTGACGCTCAGGCCGCGGAACAGTTCGAGGTTCTGGAAGGCGCGGGCGACGCCGTAGCCGGTGATGACGTTGGGCGCGGCGTGCGTCAGGTCGTGTTCCCCGAAGCGGATCTGGCCGCGGGTGGGGTGGTAGAAGCCGCTGACGCAGTTCAGGAGGCTGGTCTTGCCCGCGCCGTTGGGGCCGATGATGCTGACGATCTCGCCTTCGGGAACGGTGAGGCTCACGTCGGTCAGGGCGTTCAGGCCGCCGAAGGTGAGGGTGACGTTCTCCACGTGCAGTTGCGGCATGGCACCTCCCGGCGCGGGGCCGTGGGCGGAACTCGCGGGTGTGGCAGGGGTGTCCGGCTTCGCGGGGGAGCCGGGCGTCGGAACGTGAATTTGGGTGAGTCGATTATGCGGATGGGGTGGGTCGGCTGCCAGCTAACCTGACTAGACAGATCGACCTTTCCTGAGAATATGACTCTATTGATCTAGACAGGTCAGTGAGCCCACCGTTCCATGCGGGCAGACTGATTTTCCGCCCCCACACGCGCCCCACCCCGCCCAGAGGCCCCCCGTGAAGATCCCCCTCAGCCCACTGAGTGCCGTCCTGCGCGCCCTGACCGTCCACGCCCACCGCCCCGCCCTGCAGGCACCGGGCGAAGCGGCGCTGACCTACGCCGACCTCGCCGGGGCCACCGCCCGCCTCGTCACGCACCTGCGGGGGCTGGGCGTGCAGCCCGGCGCGCACGTCCTGCTGATCGGCCCGAACACCGCCGACGCCCTGCTGGCCTTCCACGCCGTCCCGCTGGCCGGGGCCGTGATCGTGCCCCTGAACCCCGCCTTTCCCGACGACGCCCTGCGCTTCCTGGCGCAGCACGCCCAGCCCACCGCCGCGCTCATCGACACCCGCGACCTCCCCCGCGTGCAGGACACCCTGAAGGCCCTGAACGTCCCCGTGGTCCCCACCGGACCCGGGGCGCCGCTGCTGGGGCGCCTGGGCGGCCTCTCCCCCGCCCCGCTGGCCCTGCCGGACACGCTGGACGAGGACCAGCCGATCAGCATCAACTACACCAGCGGCACCACCAGCGACCCCAAGGGCGTCATGCTCACGCACCGCGCCGCGTTCGTGAACCAGGCCAACCTCCTGTACCACCTGAACCTCCGGCCCCCCAGCCGCTACCTGCACGCCCTGCCCCTGACGCACGGCAACGGCTGGGGCAGCCCGTGGACCGTCAGCGCCGCCGGGGCGACCCACCTGCTGCCCGGCGACTCGCTGCGCGCGGACCTGCTCACGCGCGGCGTCACGCACCTGTGCGCTTCACCCGCGCTGCTCGCGCCGCTCTCGGATCCGGCCGCGCCCCTCACGCTGGGCAGCCCCACACGGGTGCTCGTGGCGGGCACCAGCCCCGGCCCGCGCCTGCTCGGCACGCTGACCGGGCAGGGCTTCGAGGTGCTGCACGGCTACGGCCTGATCGAGACGAGCGCCCTCCTCACCCTGACCGACCCGGCCGACCTGCCCCCCACCCCGCCCGGGCAGCTGCCCGCAGCCCTGAACCGCCAGGGACACCCCATGGCGTTCGCCGGGGAGGTGCGCGCCGTCACCGAGGACGGCCAGAGCGTCCCACACGACGGCTTCACGCCCGGCGAGATCGTCGTGCGCAGCAATCAGGTCATGCGCGGCTACCACCGCAACCGCGCCGCGACCCGCCGCGCCCTGGACGGCGGCTGGCTGCACACCGGCGACCTGGCCGTCATGCACCCCGACGGCCGCCTGGAGATCCTCGACCGCGCCGGGGACCTGCTGCACTTGGGCGGGCAGCCGGTCAGCAGCGCGCAGGTGGAGGCCGCGCTGTACCGCCACCCCAGCGTCCGCGAGGCGGTCGTGGTGGCCGCCCCCCACCCGGACGCCGGGCAGATCGCCGTGGCGTTCGTGACCCTGCACCCCGGCGCGCAGGTTCAGGGCCGCGAGTTGCAGCGCTTCTGTGAGCCGCTGCTGCCCACGCACGCCTGGCCGCGCCGCGTGCACGTCGTGACTGACCTGCCGAAAACCGCCAGTGGAAAGGTGCTGCGGCACGTGCTGCGCCGCCGCGCGGCGGGCCCGGAGGCGTCGGCGGCGCCGCTGCGCTAGGGTACGCGCGATGACCCGACCCTCCGTCACCCCCGACTGGTCCTTCGAGCGTGAGCACTGGCGGCGCGGCTTCTTCCGCGTGGCGGGCGTGGACGAGGCCGGGCGCGGCGCGTGGGCGGGGCCGGTGACGGTCGCGGCCGTGATCCTGCCGGGCGCGGCGGCGGAGTACCCGTTCCGGGACAGTAAGCAGCTCAGTGCCGCGCAGCGGGAAGCCTACGCGGCGCAGGTGCGCGAGGTGGCGGTGAGCTGGGCGGTGGAGCACGCCTGGCCGGACGAGATCGACCGCCTGAACATCCTGGGCGCCACCCACGCGGCTGCCGCCCGGGCGCTGGCGCGGCTGGACCCGCCCCCGCAGGCGCTGGTCACGGACTACCTGAAGCTCCGCACGGACCTGCCCCTGACAGCCCCGCCGAAGGCCGACGCGCTGAGTTACTCGGTGGCCGCCGCGAGCCTCCTGGCGAAGACGGAACGCGACCGGCTGATGCTGGAACTGGACGCGCAGCACCCCGGCTACGGTTTCGCGGGGCACAAGGGGTACGGCGCGCCCGCCCACCGCGCGGCCCTGCGTGACCTGGGCGTCAGTGAGGCGCACCGCCGGTCGTTCGCGCCGATCCGGGCGCTGCTGAACGAACCCGAGCGGCTGCTGTAGCGGGTGCGGGGTACGCTCGGCGCATGACGATCCATGAGGCCGAGGTCATCGCCGTCGCGCGGGACGGCACGCACCGCTTCAGCAAGGCGCCGCAGCCGGGGATCACGCTGCTGGCCGGGCTGGGCGTGCAGGGCGACGCGCACGCGGGCGACACGGTGCGGCACCGCTCGCGGGTCCGGGCGGACCCCACGCAGCCGAACCTGCGACAGGTGCACCTGATCCACGCCGAACTGTTTGGTCAGGTCGCGGCAGACGGCTTCCGGGTGCAACCGGCTGACCTGGGGGAGAACATCACGACGCGCGGCCTGGACCTGCTGGCCCTGCCGCGCGGCACGCGGCTGACCTTTCCGTCCGGCGCGGCGGTCGAGGTGACCGGCCTGCGCAACCCCTGCGCACAGATCGACGCGTTCCAGCCGGGCCTGATGCGCCGCCTGATCGGCACGGACGACGCGGGCGCCCCGGTGTTCCTCGCCGGGGTGATGGGCGTCGTGGTGGAGGGGGGCGAAGTGACACCCGGTGACACCATCCACGTGACTCTGCCGCCGGAACCGCATGAGTCCCTGCGGCGCGTGTAACCATGCCGGAAGCGCCCGTCTGAGCATGACTCCCGGACGCGGCGCGGCTTCCTGATGTGGATTGAGGTGGGGCTCAGGCGGTCAGGAACCCGCTGACCTGCTCTGGCAGGTCGCCCGCGTCCATCAGGAACGCGTCGTGCCCGTGGATGCTGTTCAGTTCGATATACCGCGCGTGCGGGAGGAGTGCCGCGCTGGCCTGCACCTCGGCGGCCGGATACAGCTGATCGCTGCTGATCCCGACGGCCAGGACGGGCGTGCGGATGGTCCGCAGTTCCGCGTCACTGGGCTGGAAGGCGTCCATCGCGCCCGTCAGGGCAACGTAGGTGCGTTCGCAGAAGCGCGCCTGAAGCTTCTCGCCCTGGTGGTGCAGGTAGGACGTGATGGCGGGAACGCCCGGGGCGCGCTGCCCAGTTTGCGTGGCGGCGAAACTCTCGGGGCTGCGGTAGGAGAGCATGGCGATCTGCCGCGCGACCTTCAGCCCCTCCCCGCCGGGCGCGGCGCGAATGGCGCTGCGGGCAGCCGTGTTCAGGCCGATGGCCCACGGGGAGTGGCGGGCCGGGGCACCGATGATCACGGCCTTCTCGACCAGGTCCGGGCATTCGAGCAGCCACGCATACGCGAGCATGCCGCCCATGCTGCCGCCTACGATCCGCACGCGCTTCACGCCCAGCTGCTCCAGCAGGGCGCGGCCCGCACGGGCCAGGTCGCGCAGGGTCAGCGGGGCGTCCTGGCCGCCCAGAGTGGGCAGGTCGGCGGGGCCGCTGCTGCCCGCGCAGCCGCCCAGGACATTGGCGCAGATCACGTAATCGCGCGCGGGGTCGAGGGGTTTGCCCGCTCCCAGGAAATCCGGCCACCACTCGTGCACGGCGCTCGTGCCGGTCAGGGCGTGCAGGACCAGGGTGGCGGTCTCCTGCGGCTGGCCGTAGGTGTGGTAGGCGAGACGGACGTCACTGACGGGCAGGCCGCAGTCGAGCAGCAACGGGGCGGTGCGGAACAGCCGCGCGACCCGCAGGCGAGGGCGTTCCCCGGCCTGACATCGTTCGGGCGTGTCATCCGGCGCCGTCAGCGGGAAGAGGGTGGACGCGGGGTGCGTCAGGGCGGTCACGCTTCCTCTCCGACGGTGTCGCCTGCCTCGACCAGCGCGGCGGCCAGCGCCTGCGCGAAGTCCTCGCGGATGTCGTCAATGTGCTCGATGCCCACCGACACGCGCACCAGTCCCGGCGTGACCCCGGCGGCGCGCTGCGCGGCCTCCTCCAGCTGGCTGTGCGTGGTGCTGGCCGGGTGGATCACCAGCGTGCGGGTGTCCCCCACGTTCGCCACGTGCTGCGCCAGCGCGACCGAACGGATGAACGCCTCGCCCGCCGCGCGCCCGCCGCGCAGCTCGAAGGTCAGCACGGCGCCCGCCCCGCGCGGCAGGTAATGCTGCGCGCGGTCGTAGTGCGGGTGGTTGCTCAGGCCGGGGTACGTGACGCGCGCCACGTCCGGATGCGCGGCCAGCCAGGAGGCCAGTGCGTGCGCGTTCTGCGCGTGCCGTTCGGCGCGCAGGCTCAGGGTTTCCAGGCCCTGCAGGAACTGCCACGCCTGCTGCGGGGCCAGCGTGGGGCCCAGGTCACGCAGGCCCTCGGTGCGGGCGCGGATGATGAACGCCACGTTCGGCAGGCCCAGCGGGTTGCCCGCCCCGAAGGTCTCCCAGAAGTTCAGGCCGTGGTAGCTGGGGCTGGGTTCGGTCATCAGCGGGTAGCGGCCGTTGCCCCAGTCGAAGGTGCCGCCGTCCACGATCACGCCGCCGATGCCGTTGCCGTGCCCGCCGATCCACTTGCTCGCGGAGTGCAGCACCACGTCCGCGCCGTGCCTGAGGGGCTGGCAGTAGTACCCGCCCGCACCGAAGGTGTTATCCACGATCACCGCGACGCCCTGCGCGTGCGCGGCGGCCGCGATCGCCTCGAAATCCGGGATGTTCAGCGCGGGGTTGCCGATGGTCTCCAGGTACACGGCGCGCGTGCGGTCGTCGATCAGCGCCGTGAATTCCTCGGGGCGCTCGTCGCGGCTGGTGAAGCGCACCTCGATCCCGAGGCGTTTCAGGGTCACGCGGAACTGGTTCACGGTCCCGCCGTACAGGTTCGGGCTGGACACGATGTTGTCCCCCGCCTGCGCGACGTTCGTGATCGCCAGGAACTGCGCGGCGTGCCCACTGGCGACCGCGAGCGCCCCGACGCCGCCCTCCAGCGCCGCCACGCGCTCCTCGAACACGGCGTTCGTGGGGTTCATGATCCGGCTGTAGATGTTCCCGAACTGCCGCAGCCCGAACAGGTCCGCCGCGTGCTCCGGGGACTGGAACACGTAGCTGTTCGTGGGGTAGATGGGCGTCTGCTGCGCGCCCGTGGTGGGGTCGGGCTTCTGCCCGGCGTGAACCTGCAAGGTCTCGAATTTGTGCGCCATGACTGCGCCTCCTGGGGTGGGGTGCGTCGGTGGGGCGCCAGATACGAAGGCAGCGCCCCTGCTCGTGGGATGCGAGAAGGGGCGCTGAGATATCACCGCGTGACCTTCCCTCTTGCTCCCCGGCGGCGGTCATCGTTGACCCGCCTGCGGGGCTGGCCTTGGCACCGTGACGTGATGAGGTCCGGTTGCCGCGCCGTCAACGAGCCAGGTCTCTCGGGCGCTCTGAAGTGGGTCGCTCCACGCGGGAGCTACCGAAGAGGGTAGCGCGCGCTGGCCGGCAGGGTCAAGGTGACCGGTCAGCTGCGCCGGGCTGCATACCTACACACCTGTTTGGGGGAACAGGAGTAGGATGAGCAGGTCATTCCATTCAGATGTGCTCTGCGTGACCCGCCGGGCATGACACGGACCCACCCTGATCCAGCGCGGATCTCTCACGCCCCCACCCATCAGGAGTCTCATGAACCACAAACTTGTTGCCACTGCCCTGCTGAGCGCCGCCCTCCTGGCCGGCTGCACCAGCCCCAACGCCACCACCACGCCCACCCCGGGCACTGAACCCGGTCAGAGCGCCTTCGGCGTCCTGCAGGCCCTGAAACCCGGGGTGCAGGACACCATCAATACGAAGCTGAAGGTGAACATCGTATTCGTCGGCTACCGCCAGACCCCTCCCGGTCAGCCCGCCACGGCCCGGCAGATCAACACCCAGGATTTCGATCAGCGCCTCCCTGGCAGCTACGACGCCGTGAACCGCATTCCCAGCGCGTACGGCCGCACTGAGAAGACCGGGACCAGCTTCGATTTCGATTACAACTATGTCTTTGCCGACCAGAGCTTCGAGGATGATTTCTTCAAGTTCGTGCAGTCTGCCGGCGCTGAAAAACCCCTGACCGTGCAGCAGAGCGTGTACAACTGCCAGAGCTCGGACCCGGACACCGGCCTGCCCGACTGCGACGCGCCCGCCGGGAACATCAACCGCGTCATCACCGGCAACTTCGAGATCGACGCCCTGAAGACCGAGAACTGGCTGGCGGACAACGGCGCGCGCGTCGGCGTGAAGAACGGCGAGTACACCATCTACTTCGTGAACTGGTATGACCGCCCCGACTTCAAGTTCCACAGCTACACCCGCGCCGACGCGGCCGACACCGACACCGGCACGAAATTCGGCGCGCGTGGCAGCCGCCGCCTGATCGCCTGGGGCGGCAGCGCCCGCGAGAACGCCCCCGCGCAGCGCGTATGGTTCTACGACCTCTCCGCCAACCCCGACCCCTGGACGAATGCCTACGACGTGACCAACGACGACGTGGACGGTGACGGCGCGGCCGACTACCGCATGCCTCCCGTCTGGGAGTACGGCACCCGCAAGGC encodes:
- a CDS encoding ABC transporter ATP-binding protein, which codes for MPQLHVENVTLTFGGLNALTDVSLTVPEGEIVSIIGPNGAGKTSLLNCVSGFYHPTRGQIRFGEHDLTHAAPNVITGYGVARAFQNLELFRGLSVTENLLLARHTHLRYGLLSSLLYYGRASRQEAENRAYVESIIDFMELEEHRAHPVGTLAYGIQKRVEVARALTLAPRLLLLDEPMAGMNVEEKEDMVRFILDINREHGVTVVLIEHDLGVVMDISDRVYVLDFGQLIAAGTPAQVSADPRVIAAYTGAQELSA
- a CDS encoding AMP-binding protein; the protein is MKIPLSPLSAVLRALTVHAHRPALQAPGEAALTYADLAGATARLVTHLRGLGVQPGAHVLLIGPNTADALLAFHAVPLAGAVIVPLNPAFPDDALRFLAQHAQPTAALIDTRDLPRVQDTLKALNVPVVPTGPGAPLLGRLGGLSPAPLALPDTLDEDQPISINYTSGTTSDPKGVMLTHRAAFVNQANLLYHLNLRPPSRYLHALPLTHGNGWGSPWTVSAAGATHLLPGDSLRADLLTRGVTHLCASPALLAPLSDPAAPLTLGSPTRVLVAGTSPGPRLLGTLTGQGFEVLHGYGLIETSALLTLTDPADLPPTPPGQLPAALNRQGHPMAFAGEVRAVTEDGQSVPHDGFTPGEIVVRSNQVMRGYHRNRAATRRALDGGWLHTGDLAVMHPDGRLEILDRAGDLLHLGGQPVSSAQVEAALYRHPSVREAVVVAAPHPDAGQIAVAFVTLHPGAQVQGRELQRFCEPLLPTHAWPRRVHVVTDLPKTASGKVLRHVLRRRAAGPEASAAPLR
- a CDS encoding ribonuclease HII produces the protein MTRPSVTPDWSFEREHWRRGFFRVAGVDEAGRGAWAGPVTVAAVILPGAAAEYPFRDSKQLSAAQREAYAAQVREVAVSWAVEHAWPDEIDRLNILGATHAAAARALARLDPPPQALVTDYLKLRTDLPLTAPPKADALSYSVAAASLLAKTERDRLMLELDAQHPGYGFAGHKGYGAPAHRAALRDLGVSEAHRRSFAPIRALLNEPERLL
- a CDS encoding MOSC domain-containing protein, with the translated sequence MTIHEAEVIAVARDGTHRFSKAPQPGITLLAGLGVQGDAHAGDTVRHRSRVRADPTQPNLRQVHLIHAELFGQVAADGFRVQPADLGENITTRGLDLLALPRGTRLTFPSGAAVEVTGLRNPCAQIDAFQPGLMRRLIGTDDAGAPVFLAGVMGVVVEGGEVTPGDTIHVTLPPEPHESLRRV
- a CDS encoding homoserine O-acetyltransferase family protein gives rise to the protein MTALTHPASTLFPLTAPDDTPERCQAGERPRLRVARLFRTAPLLLDCGLPVSDVRLAYHTYGQPQETATLVLHALTGTSAVHEWWPDFLGAGKPLDPARDYVICANVLGGCAGSSGPADLPTLGGQDAPLTLRDLARAGRALLEQLGVKRVRIVGGSMGGMLAYAWLLECPDLVEKAVIIGAPARHSPWAIGLNTAARSAIRAAPGGEGLKVARQIAMLSYRSPESFAATQTGQRAPGVPAITSYLHHQGEKLQARFCERTYVALTGAMDAFQPSDAELRTIRTPVLAVGISSDQLYPAAEVQASAALLPHARYIELNSIHGHDAFLMDAGDLPEQVSGFLTA